A single window of Deinococcus planocerae DNA harbors:
- the greA gene encoding transcription elongation factor GreA yields the protein MTKQRIPMTQRGYDKLVETLDHLKTTRREQISEYMGSAIADGDLRESAAYDEARMQQSENEARIVEIEDQLERAQIVAEDAAGGAGLGARVRVRDEKGVERQFELVGTYEVDVLNNRISDASPIGKALSGKRPGQTVTVPLPKGSARFEVLEVTYD from the coding sequence ATGACCAAACAGCGCATCCCCATGACGCAGCGCGGCTACGACAAGCTGGTCGAGACGCTGGATCACCTCAAGACCACCCGCCGCGAACAGATCAGCGAATACATGGGCTCGGCCATCGCCGACGGCGACCTGCGCGAGAGTGCGGCCTACGACGAGGCCCGGATGCAGCAGAGCGAGAACGAGGCGCGCATCGTGGAGATCGAAGACCAGCTCGAACGCGCCCAGATCGTCGCCGAGGACGCGGCGGGCGGCGCGGGCCTGGGCGCCCGGGTGCGCGTGCGTGACGAGAAGGGCGTCGAGCGCCAGTTCGAGCTGGTGGGCACCTACGAGGTCGACGTGCTCAACAACCGCATCAGCGACGCCAGCCCCATCGGCAAGGCCCTCAGCGGCAAGCGCCCCGGCCAGACCGTGACCGTGCCGCTGCCCAAGGGAAGCGCCAGGTTCGAGGTGCTCGAAGTCACCTACGACTGA
- the malQ gene encoding 4-alpha-glucanotransferase, which translates to MTIKRSSGVLLHPTSLPGPHGIGELGAHARAFVDWLASARQHYWQVMPLGPTGYGDSPYQAFSAFAGNPYLIDLATLREEGLLQEEDFADLPGFDEHRVDFGLQYVWRTGMLRRAYERYAAGGAPELQADFDSFRGEEAAWLDDYALFAALKDEQGGLPWNAWEPGLRDREPGTLAAARERLASDTLRVKFIQFLFFRQWTALREYARERGVGIIGDIPIFVAMDSSDAWANREGFYFDDQGQPTVVAGVPPDYFSETGQLWGNPLYRWDVMAQGGFRWWIERFRGSLRLFDVVRVDHFRGFAGYWEIPFPAETAIHGRWVPALGHEMLAAVREALGDVPIIAEDLGVITPDVEKLRDDFGLPGMAVLQFAFGGGDFSVNAFLPENLRENQVVYSGTHDNDTSRGWWRNALESERHNFRVYTSSDPSEETFAWGLVRMAFESRANLAVVPLQDLLNLGSEDRMNLPGSTGPQNWTWRYREGDLTPELAGKLRELTETTGRA; encoded by the coding sequence ATGACGATCAAGCGCTCCAGCGGCGTGCTGCTGCATCCCACCAGCCTGCCCGGGCCCCACGGCATCGGCGAACTCGGCGCCCACGCGCGGGCGTTCGTGGACTGGCTGGCCTCGGCGCGGCAGCACTACTGGCAGGTCATGCCGCTCGGGCCGACCGGGTACGGCGACAGCCCCTACCAGGCCTTCAGCGCCTTTGCCGGGAACCCCTACCTGATCGACCTCGCCACGCTGCGGGAGGAGGGCTTGCTCCAGGAAGAGGACTTCGCCGACCTGCCCGGGTTTGACGAGCACCGGGTGGACTTCGGCCTCCAGTACGTCTGGCGTACCGGGATGCTGAGGCGGGCCTACGAACGTTACGCCGCGGGCGGGGCACCCGAATTGCAGGCCGACTTCGACTCTTTCCGGGGGGAGGAGGCCGCGTGGCTGGACGACTACGCCCTCTTCGCGGCCCTCAAGGACGAGCAGGGCGGGTTGCCCTGGAACGCCTGGGAGCCGGGGTTGCGCGACCGCGAGCCGGGGACGCTGGCGGCGGCGCGGGAGCGGCTGGCCTCCGACACCCTGCGGGTGAAGTTCATCCAGTTCCTGTTCTTCCGGCAGTGGACGGCCCTGCGGGAGTACGCGCGGGAGCGGGGCGTCGGCATCATCGGGGACATTCCGATCTTCGTGGCGATGGATTCGAGCGACGCGTGGGCCAACCGCGAGGGGTTCTATTTCGACGACCAGGGGCAGCCGACCGTCGTGGCGGGGGTGCCGCCGGACTACTTCAGCGAGACGGGGCAGCTCTGGGGCAACCCGCTGTATCGCTGGGACGTGATGGCGCAAGGCGGCTTCCGCTGGTGGATCGAGCGCTTCCGGGGCAGCCTGCGGCTCTTCGACGTGGTGCGGGTGGACCACTTCCGGGGCTTCGCCGGGTACTGGGAGATTCCCTTCCCCGCCGAGACGGCGATCCACGGGCGCTGGGTGCCCGCGCTGGGCCACGAGATGCTCGCCGCCGTGCGGGAGGCGCTGGGCGACGTGCCCATCATCGCCGAGGACCTGGGCGTGATCACCCCCGACGTGGAAAAACTGCGCGACGACTTCGGGCTGCCGGGGATGGCCGTGCTGCAATTCGCCTTCGGGGGCGGCGATTTCAGCGTGAACGCCTTCCTGCCCGAGAACCTGCGGGAAAATCAGGTCGTGTACAGCGGCACCCACGACAACGACACCTCGCGCGGGTGGTGGCGGAACGCCCTGGAGAGCGAGCGGCACAACTTCCGGGTGTACACGAGCAGCGACCCCTCCGAGGAGACCTTCGCGTGGGGGCTCGTCCGGATGGCCTTCGAGAGCCGGGCCAACCTCGCCGTCGTGCCGCTGCAAGACCTCCTTAACCTCGGCAGCGAGGACCGCATGAACCTCCCCGGCTCGACCGGCCCCCAGAACTGGACGTGGCGCTACCGGGAAGGCGACCTGACGCCGGAGCTGGCTGGCAAGCTCCGCGAGTTGACGGAGACGACGGGTCGGGCGTAG
- a CDS encoding cob(I)yrinic acid a,c-diamide adenosyltransferase, translated as MKLYTKTGDDGSTGLYGPERVSKTHVRVEAYGTVDELNSVVGLARAHNMGSAQPDATLDADLEYLQNALFDVGADLATRQGSVSASKISRMDAEDAAFLEAMIDRYQDVAPVFKGFVHPGGTATAAALHVARTVARRAERVTIGLAGVEEVNPHVLVYLNRVSDLLFVMARAANQTAGLEEHAWTVKGRR; from the coding sequence ATGAAGCTCTATACGAAGACGGGCGACGACGGCTCCACCGGCCTTTACGGCCCCGAGCGGGTCAGCAAGACGCACGTGCGGGTCGAGGCGTACGGGACGGTGGACGAGCTCAACAGCGTGGTAGGCCTCGCGCGGGCGCACAACATGGGGAGCGCGCAGCCCGACGCGACCCTCGACGCCGACCTGGAATACCTCCAGAACGCCCTCTTCGACGTGGGGGCCGACCTCGCCACCCGGCAGGGCAGCGTCTCCGCGAGCAAGATCAGCCGCATGGACGCGGAGGACGCCGCTTTCCTGGAGGCGATGATCGACCGTTACCAAGACGTGGCGCCCGTCTTCAAGGGATTCGTCCACCCGGGCGGCACCGCCACCGCCGCCGCCCTCCACGTCGCCCGCACGGTCGCCCGCCGCGCCGAGCGCGTGACCATTGGGCTTGCGGGAGTCGAGGAGGTCAACCCCCACGTCCTCGTCTACCTCAACCGCGTCTCCGACCTGCTGTTCGTGATGGCCCGCGCGGCGAACCAGACGGCGGGGCTGGAGGAACACGCCTGGACGGTGAAAGGAAGGCGATAA
- a CDS encoding N-acetylmuramoyl-L-alanine amidase family protein, with the protein MKRLLLLLLLAASTALAAPRVGTHPGYTRVVFDLPRPASARTPTSSTQVTGGRVTVRLSVPLAAARGRLSAPGVTGYTVAGQTVTVTLTPGGRKATATVLPPRSGQPARLVIDVPTGAGAAARSPAAPVRPAAVTRPAGTARPARPVVVLDAGHGGIDQGMRSRWVTEAEVTLDVARRVRDELRRHGVEVVMSRESNRHLSANKSTDLDLRSRLATNAKTTAFVSIHVNASTNPAAHGIETYYFGQPLAGQNRSLAVRENGGGSLGQELTRRAANNAQNLLGDLLAQAKVSFSRSLAQKVQSRLISATGALNRGVQTDAFYVIRNPTTAAVLIEIGFGSSPVEGPRLAQPAYRDRVATAIARAILDFVHAE; encoded by the coding sequence GTGAAGCGTCTCCTCCTTCTCCTGTTGCTTGCGGCCTCCACGGCCCTCGCCGCGCCGCGGGTGGGCACCCACCCCGGATACACGCGGGTGGTGTTCGACCTGCCCCGGCCCGCCTCCGCCCGCACCCCCACCTCCAGCACCCAGGTCACGGGCGGGCGGGTCACCGTACGGCTGAGCGTGCCCCTGGCTGCCGCGCGGGGTCGCCTGAGTGCCCCCGGCGTGACGGGGTACACCGTCGCGGGCCAGACCGTCACCGTGACCCTCACCCCCGGCGGGAGGAAGGCGACCGCGACCGTCCTGCCTCCGAGGAGCGGTCAGCCCGCCCGGCTCGTGATCGACGTGCCGACGGGGGCGGGGGCGGCGGCCCGCTCTCCCGCCGCGCCCGTGCGCCCCGCCGCCGTTACCCGACCGGCGGGCACAGCGCGCCCCGCCCGGCCCGTGGTCGTCCTCGACGCCGGGCACGGCGGCATCGACCAGGGGATGCGCAGCCGCTGGGTCACCGAGGCCGAGGTCACCCTCGACGTGGCCCGCCGGGTGCGCGACGAGCTGCGGCGGCACGGCGTCGAGGTCGTGATGAGCCGCGAGAGCAACCGGCACCTCAGCGCGAACAAGAGCACCGACCTCGACCTGCGTTCCCGCCTCGCCACCAACGCCAAGACCACCGCCTTCGTCAGCATTCACGTCAACGCCTCCACCAACCCCGCCGCCCACGGCATCGAGACGTACTACTTCGGCCAGCCGCTCGCGGGCCAGAACCGCAGCCTCGCCGTCCGCGAGAACGGCGGCGGCAGTCTCGGCCAGGAGCTCACCCGCCGCGCCGCCAACAACGCCCAGAACCTCCTCGGCGACCTCCTCGCCCAGGCCAAGGTGTCCTTCTCGCGCTCACTCGCCCAGAAGGTCCAGTCTCGCCTGATCTCCGCCACGGGTGCGCTCAACCGCGGCGTGCAGACCGACGCCTTCTACGTCATCCGCAACCCCACCACCGCTGCCGTCTTGATCGAGATCGGTTTCGGCTCCAGCCCGGTGGAAGGCCCCCGCCTCGCCCAGCCCGCCTACCGCGACCGGGTGGCGACGGCGATTGCTCGGGCGATTCTGGATTTCGTGCACGCGGAGTAG
- a CDS encoding HD-GYP domain-containing protein, which translates to MFDDLDFFGAPSASTPARPTPRPVPAAASSAARPGLRQLLLEAQPSALFLLDGAGLILEVGGAWEAVTGVRPEEAAGQPLHRWLRYDRARHPGALRVGQGALEEITLVTPLHTHVVRVTWGARGEYVAGTLEPLAPAAQHAFRTAERLQDTERALDEAVNFLGVSQDAWQAEHIRRIVDFAGRLAEASGLSPAEVAAVRWGAALHDIGKARVPQAILQKPGPLEPLEYEVILQHPVWGVQLLADLPFLPVQTVEAVRHHHERWDGAGYPLGLEGGRIPLSARIVAVADVFDALTSARPYKTAWSYQDAVEHLIGEAGRHFDPALTRLFVCGVLGFTHLAERFGDAADALD; encoded by the coding sequence GTGTTTGACGACCTCGATTTCTTTGGGGCACCGTCCGCCTCCACCCCGGCCCGCCCGACTCCCCGACCCGTTCCCGCCGCCGCGTCTTCCGCAGCGCGTCCGGGCCTGCGGCAACTGCTCTTGGAGGCGCAGCCGTCGGCGCTTTTCCTGCTCGACGGGGCGGGGCTGATCCTGGAGGTCGGCGGGGCGTGGGAGGCGGTCACCGGGGTGAGGCCTGAGGAGGCCGCCGGGCAGCCGCTGCACCGCTGGCTGCGCTATGACCGGGCCCGTCACCCGGGGGCGCTGCGGGTGGGGCAGGGGGCGCTGGAGGAGATCACCCTCGTCACGCCGCTGCACACCCACGTCGTGCGGGTGACGTGGGGGGCGCGCGGCGAGTATGTGGCGGGCACGCTCGAACCGCTCGCCCCCGCGGCGCAGCACGCCTTCCGCACCGCCGAGCGGCTTCAGGACACCGAGCGGGCCCTCGACGAGGCGGTGAACTTCCTGGGGGTGAGCCAGGACGCCTGGCAGGCCGAGCACATCCGCCGGATCGTGGACTTCGCCGGGAGGCTCGCCGAGGCCTCGGGCCTGTCTCCCGCCGAGGTGGCCGCCGTGCGCTGGGGGGCGGCCCTGCACGACATCGGCAAGGCGCGGGTGCCCCAGGCCATCTTGCAAAAGCCCGGTCCCCTCGAGCCTCTGGAGTACGAGGTCATCCTCCAGCATCCGGTCTGGGGGGTGCAGCTCCTCGCCGACCTGCCGTTCCTGCCCGTGCAGACGGTGGAGGCCGTGCGCCACCACCACGAGCGCTGGGACGGCGCGGGCTACCCCCTCGGCCTGGAGGGGGGCCGCATCCCCCTCTCCGCCCGCATCGTGGCGGTGGCCGACGTGTTCGACGCCCTCACGAGTGCGCGGCCCTACAAGACCGCCTGGAGCTATCAGGACGCCGTGGAGCACCTCATCGGCGAGGCGGGGCGCCACTTCGACCCCGCGCTCACCCGCCTGTTCGTGTGCGGGGTGCTGGGCTTCACCCACCTGGCAGAACGCTTCGGGGACGCCGCCGACGCCCTGGACTGA
- a CDS encoding TIGR00282 family metallophosphoesterase, producing MLRVLFVGDVYGAPGRRVVGAHLPTLRSRFDFVVVNGENAAGGFGLHREAADAILRAGAGCITLGNHAWHHKDVFSLMLDEEKYPIVRPLNYADPGTPGVGWRTFEVRTPGGTTERLTVVNVLGRVFMEAVANPFRALDELLERGDLGSVLVDVHAEATSEKAALAWHLDGRVAAVIGTHTHVPTADTRILPGGTAFQTDAGFTGPRDSVIGAAPEGPVAKFLTERPHRFTVAEGPAELNGVIVQMEGGRALGVDRYRYVEGDEHGHSQ from the coding sequence ATGCTGCGGGTGCTGTTCGTGGGGGACGTGTACGGGGCGCCGGGGCGCCGGGTGGTGGGGGCACACCTGCCGACCCTGCGCTCCCGCTTCGACTTCGTGGTCGTGAACGGCGAGAACGCGGCGGGGGGCTTCGGGCTGCACCGGGAGGCCGCCGACGCCATCTTGCGCGCCGGGGCGGGCTGCATCACGCTCGGCAACCACGCCTGGCACCACAAAGACGTCTTTTCCCTGATGCTCGACGAGGAGAAGTACCCCATCGTGCGGCCCCTGAACTACGCCGACCCCGGCACCCCCGGCGTGGGCTGGCGGACGTTCGAGGTGAGGACGCCGGGCGGGACCACCGAGCGGCTGACGGTCGTGAACGTGCTCGGGCGGGTCTTCATGGAGGCGGTGGCGAACCCCTTCCGGGCGCTGGACGAGCTGCTGGAGCGGGGCGACCTCGGGAGCGTCCTGGTGGACGTGCACGCCGAGGCGACGAGCGAGAAAGCGGCGCTCGCGTGGCATCTCGACGGGCGGGTGGCCGCCGTGATCGGCACGCACACCCACGTCCCCACCGCCGACACCCGCATCCTGCCGGGGGGGACGGCCTTTCAGACCGACGCGGGCTTCACCGGGCCGCGGGACAGCGTGATCGGCGCCGCCCCCGAGGGACCCGTGGCGAAGTTCCTGACCGAGCGGCCCCACCGCTTCACCGTGGCGGAGGGGCCGGCGGAGCTCAACGGGGTGATTGTCCAGATGGAGGGGGGGCGGGCTCTGGGGGTAGACCGCTACCGTTACGTGGAGGGGGACGAACATGGGCATTCGCAGTGA
- a CDS encoding phosphoenolpyruvate carboxylase, which produces MGIRSDVNVLGRTLGQVLREQEGEAFFDLVERTRALVRDVRAGGDDRELRALLSGLDAGTAENLVRAFSWYFQLVNLAEEYERVRVLSGTQGVRPQSIEQALVDLRAQGVSAEEAEELLARLDLGLTFTAHPTEMRRRTIRHHLVEVARDIPNLNEAGQERVAAHVEAMWSTPELRRLKPTVLDEVKGGLTYITSIAQALPNLQRDLARGFRHVYGRDTDARLPLSFSSWMGGDRDGNPFVTPEATREALSLHRERARELLLTSIRQAYSDLSQDETGSQGQGQEPYRRELQALHNAIRDGEKVELLPRLEALQARLHTDGQHRSADQLLTPLLAVARVFGQHLVSLDVREHSAQTGAAVARLLAEAGGEPDYQNLPEHAKQEILTHELRSRRPLWPAGEDLPEELEKAIGPVREVQAATKLVGPRAFGRYVISMSESVSDVLEPLLLAREVGFRVLPVPLFETLADLSRAPQVVWELLSLPEYRAVLGEDVQEIMLGYSDSNKDTGFLAANWALHEAQRRVSDVCRRAGVRWRFFHGRGTSIGRGGGPASRAILGQPAGTIDVGLRITEQGEALADKYSHPVLARRNLEQALYGLMLAAARPAQDPPAEWMEAMERAAGASAAAYRALVDDPAFIPFFEDVTPIHEIARLNIASRPVRRPGAPSLSNLRAIPWVMSWTQNRANLPGWYGLAEGLREIGPDLARTMYAGWPFFRTILDNAQMSLAKSDFLIFGEYLRLTDNHDLAGRLKGTFDETVCLVQEAVGAELLANEPRLRESIGLRNPYIDPIHRIQAELLRRARSSEGGLDEFERPLMVSLQGIAAGVRNTG; this is translated from the coding sequence ATGGGCATTCGCAGTGACGTGAACGTGCTCGGGCGCACGCTGGGGCAGGTCCTGAGGGAACAGGAGGGCGAGGCCTTTTTCGATCTCGTGGAACGCACCCGGGCCCTCGTGCGCGACGTGCGGGCCGGTGGGGACGACCGCGAGCTGCGCGCCCTGCTCTCGGGGCTGGACGCGGGGACCGCCGAGAATCTGGTGCGGGCCTTTTCCTGGTACTTCCAGCTCGTCAACCTCGCCGAGGAGTACGAGCGGGTGCGGGTGCTCTCGGGCACCCAGGGCGTGCGGCCCCAGAGCATCGAGCAGGCCCTCGTGGACCTCCGGGCCCAAGGGGTGAGCGCCGAGGAGGCCGAGGAGCTGCTCGCCCGGCTCGACCTGGGGCTCACCTTCACCGCACACCCCACCGAGATGCGGCGCCGGACCATCCGCCACCACCTCGTCGAAGTCGCCCGCGACATCCCCAACCTCAACGAGGCGGGGCAGGAGCGGGTGGCCGCCCACGTCGAGGCGATGTGGAGCACCCCGGAACTGCGGCGCCTCAAGCCCACCGTCCTCGACGAGGTGAAGGGCGGCCTGACCTACATCACGAGCATCGCCCAGGCCCTGCCGAACCTGCAACGCGACCTCGCGCGCGGCTTCCGGCACGTGTACGGGCGCGACACGGACGCCCGGCTGCCCCTCTCCTTCTCCTCGTGGATGGGCGGCGACCGCGACGGCAACCCCTTCGTGACGCCGGAGGCCACCCGCGAGGCGTTGAGTCTGCACCGCGAGCGGGCGCGCGAGTTGCTGCTGACCTCGATCCGGCAGGCATACTCCGACCTCAGCCAGGACGAGACGGGCTCGCAGGGGCAGGGGCAGGAACCGTACCGGCGGGAGTTGCAGGCTCTTCACAATGCGATCCGCGACGGGGAGAAGGTCGAGCTGCTGCCCCGCCTGGAAGCCCTCCAGGCCCGGCTCCACACCGACGGGCAGCACCGCAGCGCGGACCAGCTTCTCACGCCGCTCCTCGCAGTGGCACGGGTGTTCGGACAACATCTCGTGAGCCTGGATGTCCGTGAGCACAGCGCCCAGACGGGGGCGGCGGTCGCGCGGCTGCTCGCCGAGGCGGGGGGGGAGCCGGATTACCAGAACCTGCCCGAGCACGCCAAGCAGGAGATTCTTACCCACGAGTTGCGCTCGCGCCGTCCCCTCTGGCCCGCCGGGGAAGACTTGCCGGAGGAATTGGAAAAGGCCATCGGCCCGGTCCGCGAGGTGCAGGCGGCAACCAAGCTCGTCGGTCCCCGCGCCTTCGGACGGTATGTCATCAGCATGAGCGAGAGCGTGTCGGACGTGCTCGAACCGCTGCTGCTCGCCCGCGAGGTGGGCTTCCGGGTGCTGCCCGTGCCCCTCTTCGAGACGCTGGCCGACCTCTCCCGCGCCCCGCAGGTCGTGTGGGAACTCCTCAGCCTGCCCGAGTACCGCGCGGTGCTGGGTGAGGACGTGCAGGAGATCATGCTGGGCTACAGCGACTCGAACAAGGACACGGGCTTTCTGGCCGCGAACTGGGCGCTGCACGAGGCCCAGCGCCGGGTCAGCGACGTGTGCCGCCGGGCGGGGGTGCGGTGGCGGTTCTTCCACGGGCGCGGCACGAGCATCGGGCGGGGGGGCGGCCCGGCGAGCCGCGCGATCCTGGGTCAGCCCGCCGGGACCATCGACGTGGGGCTGCGGATCACCGAGCAGGGGGAGGCGCTCGCCGACAAGTACAGCCACCCGGTCCTCGCGCGGCGCAACCTCGAACAGGCACTCTACGGCTTGATGCTCGCCGCCGCCCGGCCCGCGCAGGACCCGCCCGCCGAGTGGATGGAGGCGATGGAGCGGGCCGCAGGAGCGAGTGCCGCCGCCTACCGCGCCCTGGTGGACGACCCGGCCTTTATCCCCTTCTTCGAGGACGTGACGCCCATCCACGAGATCGCCCGGCTGAACATCGCCTCGCGGCCCGTGCGGCGGCCCGGGGCGCCGAGCCTGTCGAACCTGCGCGCGATCCCCTGGGTGATGAGCTGGACGCAAAACCGGGCGAACCTCCCCGGCTGGTACGGTCTGGCGGAGGGCCTGCGAGAGATCGGCCCGGACCTCGCGCGCACGATGTATGCCGGGTGGCCCTTCTTCCGCACGATCCTCGACAACGCGCAGATGAGCCTCGCCAAGAGCGACTTCCTGATCTTCGGCGAATACCTGCGGCTTACAGATAATCACGACCTCGCCGGGCGGCTGAAGGGGACGTTCGACGAGACGGTCTGCCTGGTGCAGGAGGCGGTGGGCGCCGAGCTGCTGGCGAACGAGCCGCGGCTGCGCGAGAGCATCGGGCTGCGCAACCCGTACATCGACCCCATCCACCGCATCCAGGCCGAGCTGCTGCGGCGCGCCCGCTCTTCGGAGGGCGGCCTGGACGAGTTCGAGCGCCCGCTGATGGTGAGCCTCCAGGGGATCGCGGCGGGGGTGCGGAATACGGGGTGA
- a CDS encoding Stf0 family sulfotransferase translates to MEGQLPERCYTIWFSQRTGSTLLCEALRSTGIAGRISEQLNERDPQATTLEDLRDMVREGTTPNGVFGLKYGPDQRFGPWMQTFRRELALSPEVPRPDVWEAVFPSSRHLYMTRRNKVRLAVSWWRAIVSGEWHRERGQAPQAGDLQGRYSFDAINHLFAECSLREAATEEFFAEGGVLPLTLVYEDFIRDYEGTVRAVLAYLDLPTDVSIAPPAFERLADGLTEEWVQRFREERQAGWSNRVW, encoded by the coding sequence GTGGAAGGTCAACTCCCCGAACGCTGCTACACGATCTGGTTTTCCCAGCGCACGGGCAGCACCCTGCTGTGCGAAGCCCTGCGGTCCACGGGCATTGCGGGAAGAATCTCCGAACAGCTCAATGAGCGTGACCCACAGGCGACGACGCTCGAAGACCTGCGGGACATGGTGCGGGAGGGCACGACGCCGAACGGCGTGTTCGGCCTGAAGTACGGGCCGGATCAGCGGTTCGGGCCGTGGATGCAGACCTTCCGAAGGGAACTGGCCCTCTCCCCGGAGGTGCCCCGCCCGGACGTTTGGGAGGCCGTGTTTCCCAGCTCCCGGCATCTCTACATGACGCGCCGCAACAAGGTCCGGCTGGCCGTGTCGTGGTGGCGGGCCATCGTCTCGGGGGAGTGGCACCGCGAGCGGGGGCAGGCGCCACAGGCGGGGGACCTGCAAGGCCGCTACTCCTTCGACGCGATCAACCACCTCTTTGCCGAGTGCAGTCTGCGCGAGGCGGCCACCGAGGAGTTCTTCGCCGAGGGAGGCGTCCTGCCCCTCACGCTCGTCTACGAGGACTTCATCCGCGACTACGAGGGGACGGTTCGGGCGGTGCTGGCGTATCTGGACCTCCCCACCGACGTTTCCATCGCTCCCCCGGCGTTCGAACGGCTGGCGGACGGGCTGACGGAGGAATGGGTGCAGCGCTTCCGGGAGGAACGTCAGGCGGGCTGGAGCAACCGCGTCTGGTAA
- a CDS encoding alpha-amylase family glycosyl hydrolase, with protein MRRLPLLGALLASLAGAQTSPPAAPPSWEGQIVYQVMPDRFFDGDRTNNAGVDRTNLRAWHGGDLTGLTQKLPYIQGLGATAVWLTPIYRQQAGNSFDTAPYHGYWPADFRDVDPHFGTLADFDTFTRAARGAGMRVVLDQVINHYGYAAPAVKEHPAWFHTQADCNAASAANRDVDCPLAGLPDLKQSNPEVRDLLFRNADFWRARGMDAFRYDAIKHVERPFLGDVLARDRAAGTWTLGEWYDADTGTVAQWQRAGMGSLFLFSLQAAMQRSLMGGQGLTQVANVLSRQGELVRPGEVALFLDNHDVPRFAQGSLFEDEGQARTRYGLRALMTLRGVPVIWQGTEIAMRGGADPDNRRDMRFETEWTPGEKAVYAAARDAIAIRKASRALSVGAQTLLPVPDAMQDDLLLLTREVDGERVLAAWHGGRERKTYSVRLSTLGLTAAGQPVTRSLYAEQDAKVSVSGGWLHLSLPGKDAAAFALR; from the coding sequence ATGCGCCGCCTTCCCCTGCTCGGCGCGCTCCTGGCCTCCCTGGCGGGCGCGCAGACCTCCCCTCCCGCCGCCCCGCCCTCCTGGGAGGGGCAGATCGTCTATCAGGTCATGCCCGACCGCTTTTTCGACGGCGACAGGACGAACAACGCGGGCGTGGACCGCACCAACCTCCGCGCCTGGCACGGCGGGGACCTCACGGGGCTGACTCAGAAACTGCCCTACATCCAGGGCCTCGGGGCGACCGCCGTCTGGCTCACGCCGATCTACCGGCAGCAGGCGGGCAACTCCTTCGACACCGCGCCCTACCACGGCTACTGGCCCGCCGACTTCCGGGACGTGGACCCGCACTTCGGGACGCTGGCTGACTTCGACACCTTCACGAGAGCAGCGAGGGGAGCGGGGATGCGGGTGGTCCTCGATCAGGTGATCAATCATTACGGGTACGCGGCCCCGGCGGTGAAGGAGCACCCGGCGTGGTTCCACACCCAGGCCGACTGCAATGCGGCGAGCGCGGCGAACCGGGACGTGGACTGTCCCCTCGCCGGACTCCCCGACCTCAAGCAGTCCAATCCCGAGGTGCGCGACCTCCTGTTCAGGAACGCGGACTTCTGGCGGGCGCGGGGGATGGACGCCTTCCGGTACGACGCGATCAAGCACGTGGAGCGGCCCTTCCTGGGGGACGTGCTCGCCCGCGACCGGGCCGCCGGGACGTGGACGCTGGGCGAGTGGTACGACGCCGACACGGGGACGGTGGCCCAGTGGCAGCGGGCGGGCATGGGCAGCCTCTTTCTCTTCAGCCTGCAAGCGGCGATGCAGCGGAGCCTGATGGGTGGGCAGGGGCTGACCCAGGTGGCGAACGTGCTCTCCCGGCAGGGCGAACTCGTCAGGCCCGGTGAGGTGGCCCTTTTCCTCGACAACCACGACGTGCCCCGCTTCGCGCAGGGTTCTCTTTTCGAGGACGAGGGGCAGGCCCGCACCCGCTACGGCCTGCGGGCGCTGATGACGCTAAGGGGCGTGCCCGTGATCTGGCAGGGCACCGAGATCGCCATGCGGGGAGGCGCCGACCCCGACAACCGCCGCGACATGCGCTTCGAGACCGAGTGGACGCCCGGGGAAAAGGCCGTGTACGCCGCCGCCCGGGACGCCATCGCCATCCGCAAGGCCAGCCGCGCCCTGAGCGTGGGCGCCCAGACCCTCCTGCCTGTGCCCGACGCGATGCAAGACGACCTCCTGCTCCTCACCCGCGAGGTGGACGGGGAGCGGGTCCTGGCCGCCTGGCACGGGGGCCGGGAGCGGAAGACGTACAGCGTGCGCCTGAGCACCCTGGGGCTGACGGCGGCGGGCCAGCCCGTCACCCGCAGCCTGTACGCCGAGCAGGACGCCAAGGTGAGCGTGAGCGGCGGGTGGCTGCACCTCAGCCTGCCGGGGAAGGACGCGGCGGCCTTCGCGTTGAGGTAG